In Pseudomonas abieticivorans, the genomic window TGATCCGCCTGGAGCAGGTGGGGGTGACCTTTGCCGGGCAAAACATCCTCGACAGCATTCACCTGAGCGTCAAACCTGGCGAAATCGTCACCTTGATCGGCCCCAACGGCGCCGGCAAAACCACCCTGGTGCGCGCGGTACTCGGCCTGCTCAAGCCCGACAGCGGCAGCGTGTGGCGCAAACCCAAGCTGCGCATTGGCTACATGCCGCAAAAATTGCACGTAGACCCGACCCTGCCACTTTCGGTATTTCGTTTCTTGCGCCTGGTGCCGGGGGTGGATCGCAAGGCAGCCATGGCGGCATTGGACGAAGTGGGCGCGGTACAGGTCATCGACAGCCCTATCCAGACGATTTCCGGGGGTGAAATGCAGCGTGTGCTGCTGGCCCGGGCGCTGTTGCGCGAGCCAGAGTTGCTGGTGCTCGACGAACCGGTGCAGGGTGTCGATGTGGCCGGCCAGGCCGAGCTGTACAGCCTGATCACCCGCCTGCGCGATCGCCATGGCTGCGGCGTGCTGATGGTGTCCCACGACCTGCACCTGGTGATGAGCACCACCGACCAGGTGGTGTGCCTGAACCGCCACGTATGCTGCTCGGGGCACCCAGAGCAGGTCAGCGGTGACCCGGCCTTCGTCGAACTGTTCGGCTCCCATGCGCCGAGCCTGGCGGTGTACCACCACCATCACGACCACGCCCACGACCTGCACGGCGAGGTGGTGGCCGACGCCCCGAAAAAACTCACGCCCTATACCCCTCATGTCCATGGAGACGACTGCACGCATGGCTGATTTTCTGCTTTACGCCCTGCTGGCGGGTCTTTCATTGGCTGTGGTCGCCGGCCCCCTGGGCTCATTCGTGGTGTGGCGGCGCATGGCCTACTTTGGCGACACCCTCAGCCACGCCGCCTTGCTTGGCGTGGCCCTGGGCTTTGTGCTGGATGTCAGCCCGGCCCTGGCAGTCACGGTGGGTTGCCTGCTGCTGGCCATCCTGTTGGTGACCTTGCAGCAGCGCCAACCGCTGGCCTCTGACACCCTGCTGGGGATTCTGGCCCCCAGCACGCTGTCCCTGGGCCTGGTAGTGCTGAGCTTCATGCACGATGTGCGCATCGACCTGATGAGCTACCTGTTTGGCGACCTGCTTGCCATCAGCCCCACCGACCTTGCCTGGATCATCGGCGGCAGTGCGGCGGTGCTGGTGTTGATTACAGTGCTGTGGCGGCCCTTGCTGGCGGTGACCGTGCACGAAGAACTGGCCCGCGTCGAAGGCTTGCCGGTGGCTGCGCTGCGCATGACCCTGATGCTGTTGATTGCCATCGTGATCGCGGTGGCGATGAAAATTGTCGGCGTGCTGCTGATCACCTCCTTGCTGATCATCCCGGCCGCCGCCGCCCAACGCCACGCGCGCTCACCTGAGCAAATGGCCTTGGGCGCCAGTATCCTAGGGGTCGTCGCAGTGTGTGGCGGCCTGGCCATGTCCTGGTTCAAGGATACCCCTGCAGGCCCCTCAATCGTGGTCTGCGCCGCTACACTGTTCTTGTTGAGCTTTGTCCTACCGCGCCGCCAATAGCGGTGTTTGGCCACAGGTTATTTTCGACGCGCCGGCCAAGGTGTAGACTTGCTCGTTTTTTGCGCAAATAGAGAGTCGCAGGAATGAAGCCGTTCGCCTCCCGTTATCTGCTCCTCGCCGCATTTTCCCTGGTGTTGGCTGCCTGTCAGAGCAAACCGACCGAGCCGCCCACAGCGCCGGTACCGGATGCCTACCTGCAGGTACAGCAAAATATCGCCAGCGGAGAACTGGCCACCGCCGAAGATCAGTTGGCCACCCTGCAAAAGCAGGCACCCGATGATCCACGCCTCGAACCCTACCAGCGCCAACTGGCCGAGGCATACCTGCAACGCAGCCAGATCGTGTTGCAGAAGGGTGACGTGAACGCTGCGGCGACCGCCTTGGCGCGCGCCCGCGCACTCATGCCAAAGGCTCCGGCCCTGGGTGGTGCAGGCAACAATACGGTCAGCGATGCGCGCAAGGCGGAATTGGACAAAGCCGAAGCGGCCTTGAAAGAGGCAGAAGCACGGCCAGCCGCCAAGGTCATCGACCCCTCCGCCGAGAGTACGCCGGTGACGCTTAACGTCACGGATATTGGCAAGTTACGCAGGCAACTGGACGATATCGCCACCGATATCGTCAATTACCAGTGCGATGTCAGCCTTCAGGTGCCGCGCACTCAGGACGTGGCGTGGTTGACCACCTTGTTGAAAAAGCGCGTAACGAAACTGGCGCCCGACCTGCAATGGCAGTTCGAGCACCAGATCATCCGTAACCAGCACGCACAGGTCGTGCTGAGCCCGCGCAAGCCCTGATATCAGGCCGGGATCGCTTTGGCCTTGGCCTCGCGATCCCAGGTCCGATGCTTGGCAATGGCAGCGATGAAGGCCTTGCGGGTCTTATCATCGTCGCCGATCACCAAACCTGCATCGGCGTCCAGGTGCAGCTTGTCGAGCAAGGGCTTGGCATCAGTGCTGGCGCCGATGGCCTTCAAATGCTTGTAGGCCTCCAGCAGGAAATGCAACGCCACACCGTTACCACTCAAAGCTTGTACCGAAGCTTTGCCACCCGGCACCCACACGGCATCGAACGCCACCGACGGCAGGCCCTCGGCCGAGGCATCGACCGGCAGCGACTTGCCATCGGCAGTCTTCACCGGCGCCGAGGTTGGCCCCAACACCTTCGCATGCGCACCCTCTGCAGCCAGTGCCGCCTTCAGCGCATCGATGGCTTTTGCATCCACCCCATCGGCTACCAGGATGGCGACCTTGCGCGTCTTGATGTCACCCGACAGCAGATTCAACTGGCTCAGCGCCGGTGATGCCTTGAGCGTCATGCTCTTGGTGTCCACGGTGCCGGCTTTAGGCGCGGGCAGGCCAAGGTTGGCGGCCACCCGCGCTGCCAGGTCCAGGTCAATGTTGGCGAGGATCTCGTTCACTTGGCGGGCGCGAATGTGCTCACGCTCGACCTTGCCCAATTCGAAACTGTAGGCCGCGATGATGTGCTCCTGCTCGGGCTTGCTCATGCTGTGGAAAAACAGCCGGGCCTGGGAGAAGTGGTCACCAAACGAAGGGCTACGCTCGCGTACCTTGTGTGCCTCGATACGCTCCGGATAGCTCTCGAAGCCGCCATCCTGAGCAGCCGCGGGCGTTTCTTTCGGCCAACCGCCATCGATCGAATTGGGCTCGTAGGAAGCGCGCCCCTTGTCGATGGTTACTCGATGTTGCGCGTCACGCTGGCCACTGTGGTTCGGTGCGATTGGGCGGTTGATCGGGATCTCATGGAAGTTCGGCCCACCGAGACGGCTGATCTGGGTGTCGGTGTAGGAAAACAGCCGACCTTGCAGCAGCGGATCGTTGGAAAAGTCGATGCCCGGCACGATATGCCCCGGGCAGAACGCCACTTGTTCGGTCTCGGCAAAGTAGTTGTCCGGGTTGCGGTTGAGCACCATCTTGCCCAGCACCGTCACCGGCACCAACTCCTCGGGGAGCAGTTTGGTGGGGTCGAGCAGATCGAATTCGAACTTGTGCTCGTCCTCTTCGGGGATGATCTGTACGCCCAACTCCCACTCGGGGTAATCGCCCATCTCGATGGACTCCCACAAGTCGCGGCGGTGGAAATCAGTGTCTTTGCCGGCAAGCTTCTGCGCTTCGTCCCACACCAGCGAGCACACGCCCTGCTTGGGTTTCCAGTGGAATTTAACGAAGCTGGACTTACCTTCGGCATTGATCAGGCGGAAGGTGTGGATGCCAAACCCTTCCATGGCCCGCAAGCTTTTCGGAATGGCCCTGTCCGACATGGTCCAGATCACCATGTGCGCCGACTCCGGCACCAGCGAAACAAAGTCCCAGAAGGTGTCATGGGCCGAGCCGCCGGTGGGGATCTCGTTGTGTGGTTCAGGCTTAACTGCGTGGACAAAGTCGGGGAACTTGATGGCATCCTGGATGAAAAACACCGGCATGTTGTTGCCTACCAGGTCGAAATTGCCTTCCTCGGTAAAGAACTTCACGGCAAAGCCACGTACGTCACGCACTGTGTCGCCTGAACCGCGGGGGCCCTGCACGGTGGAAAAGCGCACGAACACCGGGGTGACTTTCGCCGGGTCTTGCAGGAAGCCAGCCTTGGTCAGCGCGCTATGCGCCTCGTAGGTTTGAAAGTAGCCATGGGCGCCGGTGCCACGGGCATGCACGATGCGCTCGGGAATGCGTTCGTGGTCAAAGTGGGTGATCTTCTCGCGCATGATGAAGTCTTCGAGCAGCGAAGGCCCGCGCGAGCCAACTTTCAGGGTGTTCTGGTTGTCACTGACCTTGACGCCTTGATTGGTGCGCAAAGCCTGCCCGGTCGCATCCGAACGGAACTGTTCCAGGCTGTCGAGCTTGGGGTTGGTGTTGCCACGGTCCAGGGTGTCGGTTCCGGCGGCCTGGCTTTGCCCGGTAACGGGCTTGTTCTTTTTCATCTTGCCTAATCTCCTCATAGACGACGGCCCCTATTGCTGGGGCTGTGCAAGCAAACCTTCCCTGATCACGTGGGCAAGGAAGCGCGGGATACTAGGTAGTGACTGGGGTGGTTTTCTGCCGTTCCTTTTAATTTGTGACCTTTGATCGTCTTATCACCAAATCGCAGGAAGTTTGCGAAATAAATGCTAAGAACAGCTATGTAGACAGGCTAAAATGCCCGACCGGCTATCCGCTGCCCCCATTTCCATGCGCCCCACAAGGTTCGCTACGTGATCGAGTTTCAAAATGTCCATAAAACCTACCGCGTGGCCGGTAGGGAAATCCCCGCGCTGCACCCCACCAACCTGACCGTCGAGAACGGCCAGGTGTTTGGCCTGATCGGCCATTCCGGTGCTGGCAAAAGCACCCTGTTGCGCCTGATCAACCGCCTGGAGGCGCCTTCGGGTGGCCGCATCATCGTCGACGGCGAGGACGTGACGGCCTTCGATGCCGACCATCTGCGACGCTTCCGCCAACAAGTCGGGATGATCTTCCAGCACTTCAACCTGCTGGCGTCCAAGACCGTCGCCGACAACGTAGCCCTGCCGCTGCGGCTGGCGGGTGAGCTGTCGGGCAGCGAGATAAACAACCGCGTGGCGGCCTTGCTCGAGCGCGTGGGCCTGTCCGATCACGCCAAGAAGTACCCAGCGCAGCTGTCCGGTGGCCAAAAGCAGCGCGTCGGCATTGCCCGCGCCCTGTCGACCAACCCGAAAATACTGCTGTGCGACGAGGCCACCAGCGCCCTTGACCCGCAAACCACGGCCTCGGTGCTGCAATTGCTGGCCGAGATCAACCGCGAGCTGAAGCTGACAATCGTGTTGATCACCCACGAAATGGACGTGATTCGCCGTGTTTGTGACCAGGTTGCCGTGATGGATGGCGGCGTGATTGTCGAGCAAGGCTCGGTGGCCGACGTGTTCCTGCATCCGCAGCACCCGACCACCAAGCGCTTCGTGCAGGAAGACGAGCAGGTCGACGAAAACGAGCAGCGCGACGACTTTGCCCACGTGCCAGGCCGCATCGTGCGCCTGACCTTCCAAGGTGAATCGACCTACGCGCCGTTGCTGGGGACCATCGCCCGGGAAACCGGCGTGGACTACAGCATCCTCGCCGGCCGTATCGACCGCATCAAAGACACGCCCTACGGCCAACTGACGCTGGCCATCACCGGCGGCGACATGGACGCCGCCTTTGCCCGCTTCACCTCTGCAGACGTTCATATGGAGGTGCTGCGCTGATGGATTTTCTCTCTTACTTCGCCAACGTCGACTGGATGGAGATCCTCGAGGCCACCAGTGACACCATGGTGATGCTCGGCACGTCCCTGCTGTTCACCATTTTGCTGGGCCTGCCGCTGGGCGTGCTGCTGTTCGTCTGTGGCCCGCGCCAGCTGTTCGAGTCCAAGGGCTTGTACGCGATCCTGGCGTTGTGCGTGAACGTGCTGCGCTCGCTGCCTTTCATCATCCTTTTGATCGTACTGATCCCGGTCACCGTGCTGATCACCGGTACTTCGCTGGGTGTGGCCGGGGCCATTCCACCGCTGGTAATCGGCTGCACGCCGTTCTTCGCCCGCCTGGTGGAAACCGCCCTGCGGGAAGTGGACCGCGGCATTATCGAGGCTACCCAGTCGATGGGGGCCACGCCACGGCAGATCATCATGAGCGCGCTGTTGCCCGAGGCGATGCCAGGGATTATCGCGGCGATTACCGTGACAGCGATTACACTGGTTTCCTACACCGCCATGGCCGGTGTGGTGGGTGCTGGCGGCCTCGGCGACCTGTCGATCCGCTTCGGCTACCAGCGCTTCCAGACCGACGTGATGATCGTCACCGTGGTGATCCTGGTGTTGCTGGTGCAAGTGCTGCAGACCATCGGCGACAAGCTGGTCGTGCATTTTTCCCGTAAGTAAACGAAGTGCCGGCCATTGCCGGCGCTGAGGGCCCAAGGCCTTCACAAGGAGTTGACCGATGAAAAAACTATTGGCTGCCTTTGCCGCCGTTGCCGCGCTGTCTGCCCATGCCAACGAGACCCTGACCGTGGCCGCGACCGCCGTGCCGCACGCGGAAATTCTCGAATTCGTCAAACCGGCGCTGGCCAAGGAAGGCGTCGACCTGAACATCAAGGTGTTCACCGACTACATCCAGCCGAACGTGCAAGTGGCGGAAAAACGCCTGGACGCTAACTTCTTCCAGCACCAGCCGTACCTGGATGAGTTCAACAAGGGCAAGGGCACCAACCTGGTCGCCGTGACCGGCGTGCACCTGGAGCCTTTGGGCGCTTACTCCAGCAAGTGGAAGTCGCTGGCCGAGATCCCGGGCGGTGCCAACGTAGTGATCCCTAACGACGCCACCAACGGCGGCCGCGCGCTGCTGCTTTTGCAAAAGGCCGGGCTGATCAAGCTGAAGGATTCGAGCAACATCCTGTCGACGCCCAAGGATATCGTCGAGAACACCAAGGACCTGAAGATTCGCGAGCTGGAAGCCGCCACCCTGCCGCGCGTGCTGACCCAGGTCGACCTGGCGCTGATCAACACCAACTACGCGCTGGAAGCCAAGCTGGACCCGTCCAAGGACGCCCTGATCATCGAAGGCAACGACTCGCCTTACGTGAACATCCTGGTCGCACGTCCGGACAACAAGGATTCGCCAGCCATGCAGAAGCTGGCGGCGGCGCTGCATAGCCCGGAGCTGAAGGCGTTCATTCTCGAGAAGTACAAGGGCGCGGTACTGCCTGCGTTCTGATGAGGCCGCCTCGTAGATGAATCTGCTCTTGTAGGAGCGGATTCATCCGCGAATCAGGCGCCGTGGAGTATCAGACAAACTGCGGCGCGTTCTTCGCGGATGAATCCGCTCCTACAGATCGACGAGAGCCCCTGTAGGATTCATCCGCGAACCAAACGCCGCTAATCCCGCTTCACCAAACCCGGCAACTGCGCCACCAGCTTCTGTGCATTGACCGGCGCACGGATAAACCCGCGCTGAGTGCCGTCCGGGCCTATCAGGGCCAGGTTGCCGCTGTGGTCTACCGTGTAGTTCGGCTTGCTGGTGTCGGCCGGGATGTACGGCACGCTGACCGCGTTGGCCAGCTTTTGCAGCGTCTCCACGGAGCCGGTCAGGCCCACGAAATCCTTGTCGAAATAGCCCAGGTACTGCTTGAGCTGCTGCGGCGTATCGCGGTTCGGGTCCACGCTCACCAATACCACCTGCAAGCGCTCCACGGCGGCCTTGGGCAGGTCTGCCTTGACCTGGCGCAGTTGCGCCAGGGTGGTGGGGCAGATGTCCGGGCAAAACGTGTAGCCAAAGAACATCAACGTCCACTTGCCCTTGAGCTGGTCCAGGGCAACGGCCTGGCCATTCTGGTCGGTCATCTCCAGCGCTGGGATCTGGCGGCTTTGCGGCAATAGGAGGATCCCCGCGTCGATCAGGGCGGGGGAGGCGTTGTCGTGCTTGTCGTTGAGCACGCGGTTGATGGTCAGGCCCAGCACCACAGCGATCAGGGCGACAAGGATGAAGACGGTTTTCTGGATGCGGGTCATAGGCTCAGCAACAGGTAATGATCGACGAGCAGGGCGACGAACAGCAGCAGCAGGTACCAGATCGAGTACTTGAACAGGCTCATCGCCGCATGCGGCAGGCGGTCACGGTACAACAGCCAGGCCCACTGCAGGAAGCGCGCGCCGAGGGCAATGGCGCACCCCAGGTAGATCAGGCCGCTCATGCGGATCACGTAGGGCATCAAACTGATTGCGAACAAGGCACTGCTGTAGAGCAGGATATGCACCTTGGTGTAGTACACGCCGTGGGTCACCGGCAGCATGGGGATGTCGGCCTTGGCGTACTCTTCGCGGCGATGGATGGCCAGCGCCCAGAAATGCGGCGGGGTCCAGGTGAAGATGATCAGTACCAGCAGCAACGGCTCGGCGCTGATATGCCCGGTTACCGCCACCCAGCCCAATAAGGGTGGCGCGGCCCCGGCCAGGCCGCCGATCACGATGTTCTGCGGCGTGGCGCGCTTGAGAAAGCCCGTGTAGATCACCGCGTAACCGAGCAACGAGGCCAGGGTCAGCCAAGCCGTGAGGGGGTTGGTAAACAACAACAGCACCGCCATGCCAAGCACCGAAAGCAGCAAGGCGAACATCAGCGCCGCCACCGGGCCGACCCGGCCTTCAGCCAGGGGGCGCTTGTGGGTACGGGCCATGATCGCGTCGATACGCCGATCCACCACATGGTTGACCGCCGCCGCCCCACCCGCGCAAAGCGCAATGCCAAGGTTACCGAACAGCAGCAAGGTTATGGATGGCAGGCCGCGCGTGGCGAGAAGCATGCCGACCAGGGAAGTGATCAGCATCAGGACCACCACCTTGGGCTTGGTCAGCTCCAAATAATCGCGCCACAATGGGCGTTCGGCGGTGATGCTCAAGGCTCTTTTCATTTGCCATTCCACAGGGCGGGCAGGTGGGGGCGCCAGTGCCAGCGGTCACGCTGAGCGGCCGGCAAGGGCACGGTGCGGGTGCAGTAATTGACCAGCAGCAGGGTCAGCAACAGCGTGGCGCCACCGGCATTGTGCGCCACGGCAACCGCCAGCGGCAGGTGCAGCACGACATTGCTGATGCCCAACCCAACCTGCAGCCCAAGCGCCAGCAGCACCAACAGCCCAAGGCGGGGCAAGCCCGCGTGCTTGAGCTGCCAGGCCAGGCCCAATAACACCAGCGTGACCAACCCGGCGCCCAAACGATGGCTGAGGTGGATGGCCGTGCGCGCTTCACTGTCCAAGTGCCCACCCAGGTAATTGGGGCCAATGTGTTGGGTCAGGTTGAAGCCGTTGGCAAAGTCCGCATCGGGCAGCCATTGCCCCTGGCACATGGGAAAGTCTACGCAGGCCATCGCCGCGTAATTGGAACTGACCCAACCGCCCAGGGCGATCTGGCCGATCACCAACGCCAGGCCTACGCCCGCCCAGCCACGCAACCGCGCAGGCACCGCAGGCGACGCCGGGAAGGCCCCCGACAGGCGCACCGCCAGCATGAACAACAGGCTCAACGTGGCAAAGCCACCCAGCAGGTGCGAGGTAACCACCTGCGGCCATAACTTGAGGGTCACCGTCCACATGCCAAAGGCCGCTTGGGCGATCACCACCCCCAACAGCACCAGCGGCAGTTTGAACGGCTGGCCATCGCGGCCATGTCGGCGCAGCGCCTGCACCGCCAACGTGACGATGAGCAACCCCAGGCTACCGGCGAAGTAGCGGTGGATCATTTCGCTCCAACCTTTTTGCGCCTCCACCGGGTGATCGGGAAAGTGCAGCTCGGCGTGGGCCAATTGGCTATCGGTGCTGGGCACGGCCATGAACCCGTAGCAGCCCGGCCAATCCGGGCAGCCAAGGCCGGCATGAGTCAGGCGGGTATAGGCACCGAGCAATACGACGACCAAGGCCAGTGCGGTGGCGAGCAGGGCGAGGCGGAAACCAGGTCTGGCCATGAGAATGTCCTACCCAATGTTGGACAGCTTCAGCAGTTGGCGAAGGTCGTTTAGCAGGTCCTTGCCGTTGACCCCGGCGCCATAGCGCAGCACCAGGTTGCCGTGCGGGTCGATGATCCACAGCTGC contains:
- the znuC gene encoding zinc ABC transporter ATP-binding protein ZnuC, whose protein sequence is MDNSLIRLEQVGVTFAGQNILDSIHLSVKPGEIVTLIGPNGAGKTTLVRAVLGLLKPDSGSVWRKPKLRIGYMPQKLHVDPTLPLSVFRFLRLVPGVDRKAAMAALDEVGAVQVIDSPIQTISGGEMQRVLLARALLREPELLVLDEPVQGVDVAGQAELYSLITRLRDRHGCGVLMVSHDLHLVMSTTDQVVCLNRHVCCSGHPEQVSGDPAFVELFGSHAPSLAVYHHHHDHAHDLHGEVVADAPKKLTPYTPHVHGDDCTHG
- the znuB gene encoding zinc ABC transporter permease subunit ZnuB, which gives rise to MADFLLYALLAGLSLAVVAGPLGSFVVWRRMAYFGDTLSHAALLGVALGFVLDVSPALAVTVGCLLLAILLVTLQQRQPLASDTLLGILAPSTLSLGLVVLSFMHDVRIDLMSYLFGDLLAISPTDLAWIIGGSAAVLVLITVLWRPLLAVTVHEELARVEGLPVAALRMTLMLLIAIVIAVAMKIVGVLLITSLLIIPAAAAQRHARSPEQMALGASILGVVAVCGGLAMSWFKDTPAGPSIVVCAATLFLLSFVLPRRQ
- a CDS encoding PA5502 family lipoprotein, coding for MKPFASRYLLLAAFSLVLAACQSKPTEPPTAPVPDAYLQVQQNIASGELATAEDQLATLQKQAPDDPRLEPYQRQLAEAYLQRSQIVLQKGDVNAAATALARARALMPKAPALGGAGNNTVSDARKAELDKAEAALKEAEARPAAKVIDPSAESTPVTLNVTDIGKLRRQLDDIATDIVNYQCDVSLQVPRTQDVAWLTTLLKKRVTKLAPDLQWQFEHQIIRNQHAQVVLSPRKP
- the katE gene encoding catalase HPII encodes the protein MKKNKPVTGQSQAAGTDTLDRGNTNPKLDSLEQFRSDATGQALRTNQGVKVSDNQNTLKVGSRGPSLLEDFIMREKITHFDHERIPERIVHARGTGAHGYFQTYEAHSALTKAGFLQDPAKVTPVFVRFSTVQGPRGSGDTVRDVRGFAVKFFTEEGNFDLVGNNMPVFFIQDAIKFPDFVHAVKPEPHNEIPTGGSAHDTFWDFVSLVPESAHMVIWTMSDRAIPKSLRAMEGFGIHTFRLINAEGKSSFVKFHWKPKQGVCSLVWDEAQKLAGKDTDFHRRDLWESIEMGDYPEWELGVQIIPEEDEHKFEFDLLDPTKLLPEELVPVTVLGKMVLNRNPDNYFAETEQVAFCPGHIVPGIDFSNDPLLQGRLFSYTDTQISRLGGPNFHEIPINRPIAPNHSGQRDAQHRVTIDKGRASYEPNSIDGGWPKETPAAAQDGGFESYPERIEAHKVRERSPSFGDHFSQARLFFHSMSKPEQEHIIAAYSFELGKVEREHIRARQVNEILANIDLDLAARVAANLGLPAPKAGTVDTKSMTLKASPALSQLNLLSGDIKTRKVAILVADGVDAKAIDALKAALAAEGAHAKVLGPTSAPVKTADGKSLPVDASAEGLPSVAFDAVWVPGGKASVQALSGNGVALHFLLEAYKHLKAIGASTDAKPLLDKLHLDADAGLVIGDDDKTRKAFIAAIAKHRTWDREAKAKAIPA
- a CDS encoding methionine ABC transporter ATP-binding protein, with protein sequence MIEFQNVHKTYRVAGREIPALHPTNLTVENGQVFGLIGHSGAGKSTLLRLINRLEAPSGGRIIVDGEDVTAFDADHLRRFRQQVGMIFQHFNLLASKTVADNVALPLRLAGELSGSEINNRVAALLERVGLSDHAKKYPAQLSGGQKQRVGIARALSTNPKILLCDEATSALDPQTTASVLQLLAEINRELKLTIVLITHEMDVIRRVCDQVAVMDGGVIVEQGSVADVFLHPQHPTTKRFVQEDEQVDENEQRDDFAHVPGRIVRLTFQGESTYAPLLGTIARETGVDYSILAGRIDRIKDTPYGQLTLAITGGDMDAAFARFTSADVHMEVLR
- a CDS encoding methionine ABC transporter permease, with translation MDFLSYFANVDWMEILEATSDTMVMLGTSLLFTILLGLPLGVLLFVCGPRQLFESKGLYAILALCVNVLRSLPFIILLIVLIPVTVLITGTSLGVAGAIPPLVIGCTPFFARLVETALREVDRGIIEATQSMGATPRQIIMSALLPEAMPGIIAAITVTAITLVSYTAMAGVVGAGGLGDLSIRFGYQRFQTDVMIVTVVILVLLVQVLQTIGDKLVVHFSRK
- a CDS encoding MetQ/NlpA family ABC transporter substrate-binding protein, with the protein product MKKLLAAFAAVAALSAHANETLTVAATAVPHAEILEFVKPALAKEGVDLNIKVFTDYIQPNVQVAEKRLDANFFQHQPYLDEFNKGKGTNLVAVTGVHLEPLGAYSSKWKSLAEIPGGANVVIPNDATNGGRALLLLQKAGLIKLKDSSNILSTPKDIVENTKDLKIRELEAATLPRVLTQVDLALINTNYALEAKLDPSKDALIIEGNDSPYVNILVARPDNKDSPAMQKLAAALHSPELKAFILEKYKGAVLPAF
- a CDS encoding SCO family protein, encoding MTRIQKTVFILVALIAVVLGLTINRVLNDKHDNASPALIDAGILLLPQSRQIPALEMTDQNGQAVALDQLKGKWTLMFFGYTFCPDICPTTLAQLRQVKADLPKAAVERLQVVLVSVDPNRDTPQQLKQYLGYFDKDFVGLTGSVETLQKLANAVSVPYIPADTSKPNYTVDHSGNLALIGPDGTQRGFIRAPVNAQKLVAQLPGLVKRD
- the cyoE gene encoding heme o synthase, with the translated sequence MKRALSITAERPLWRDYLELTKPKVVVLMLITSLVGMLLATRGLPSITLLLFGNLGIALCAGGAAAVNHVVDRRIDAIMARTHKRPLAEGRVGPVAALMFALLLSVLGMAVLLLFTNPLTAWLTLASLLGYAVIYTGFLKRATPQNIVIGGLAGAAPPLLGWVAVTGHISAEPLLLVLIIFTWTPPHFWALAIHRREEYAKADIPMLPVTHGVYYTKVHILLYSSALFAISLMPYVIRMSGLIYLGCAIALGARFLQWAWLLYRDRLPHAAMSLFKYSIWYLLLLFVALLVDHYLLLSL
- a CDS encoding COX15/CtaA family protein, which encodes MARPGFRLALLATALALVVVLLGAYTRLTHAGLGCPDWPGCYGFMAVPSTDSQLAHAELHFPDHPVEAQKGWSEMIHRYFAGSLGLLIVTLAVQALRRHGRDGQPFKLPLVLLGVVIAQAAFGMWTVTLKLWPQVVTSHLLGGFATLSLLFMLAVRLSGAFPASPAVPARLRGWAGVGLALVIGQIALGGWVSSNYAAMACVDFPMCQGQWLPDADFANGFNLTQHIGPNYLGGHLDSEARTAIHLSHRLGAGLVTLVLLGLAWQLKHAGLPRLGLLVLLALGLQVGLGISNVVLHLPLAVAVAHNAGGATLLLTLLLVNYCTRTVPLPAAQRDRWHWRPHLPALWNGK